The genome window CTTGGCACGGCGGTCATCGTTTCGGTCTTTGGCAACGTATTCAGCCTTCTGGTGATGATCGTTTCGGTCGATCTTGTTTCAAAACTGGCCATCGGCTTTGGCCCTGCCGAGATTTTCGCGCTGGTCCTGTTCGGAATGTCGACGATCTGCGGGCTTTGCGGAGATTCGCTTTTGAAGGGCCTGATTGCGGGCATCCTGGGGCTGATGATCATGACCATCGGTATCGACGCGATCGAAGGCGTGCCGCGCATGACTTTCGGCAGCATCAACATGCTGCAGGGTGTGAACCTGCTGGTCGCCATGATCGGCCTGTTCGCAGTGCCTTTCGTGATCGAAGCATGCTCCGAACGTTCGGGAAGCACTGCACAGGATGCGCGCGTCGCCCGCGTCAAGGCCGAGCTGCCCAAGATCGGCCTACTGATGCGCAACTTCTGGCTGATGATCCGCTGCTCGATCCTTGGCACCGGCATCGGGGCCATCCCCGGAACCGGAGGGGCCATCGCCTCGTTCCTGGCCTATCACAATGCGCGGCGGTTCTCCAAGACGCCAGAGCGGTTCGGCAAGGGCAACATCGAGGGCGTCATCGCACCCGAAACGGCCAACAATGCCGTTACCGGCGGAACGCTGATCCCGCTTCTGTCGCTTGGCATCCCCGGCGATCCGGCAACGGCGATTGTTCTGGCGGGGCTGATGATCCACGGCATAACGCCGGGGCCGGCACTGTTCATGAACCACGCGTCCGAGGTTTACGGCATCTATGTCGCCGTCGTCCTGGCCTATGTCTGGGTTCTTGGCCTGCAACTGGTCGGCATCCGCATATTCGTCCACGTGCTGAAAATCCCGCGTGAAATGCTGGCCGTTGCGGTTCTGGTCCTATGCGCCATCGGTGCCTATTCAATCCGCAACAGCGCCTTCGACATCTATGCCATGGGTTTGATTGGCGTGCTGGCCTATGTGCTGATCGCGATCCGCGTGCCGATCACGCCGATTATCCTTGGCATGGTGCTTGGCCCGACGCTGGAGAACGAATTCCGCACCGCCATGATGCTGTCCAGTGGCAGCACCGATATCTTCTATACCTCTCCGACCGTTCTGGTCTTCTTCGCGCTCGCGCTGCTGGTCGTTGGCCTGCAATTGAAATCCGAGCTCACGCGGAAAAAGAAACCTCAGGATAAGATCGAGACTTCCGATGCTTGATAAAAACTCTTCGCCGTCCGACGCGGAACAAGCGATGCAGGGCCGCGCCCGTCAACTGGCCACGGCTTGCGTCGACGACGCTTTGCCGGGCGTGATTGAAACCACGCTGTCCGAAGCGCTTGTGATCGGGCTGATGAAGCAAGGCGTGCGCCGCTATTTCGCGATCTTCGGCCACGGGTCGACCGATCTGGGCGAGGTGCTGCGCATCTATGAGGCCGAGGGCGCAGTTGAAGTCATAAACTGCCGCAACGAGGTCGAGATGGCCCATGCCGCCACCGCCTATGCCTGGGTTTATGGCAAAACGCCCGCCGTCATTACGTCGATCGGACCGGGTGGATTGCAGGCCATGGCAGGGTCTTTGGCGGCTGCGTCCAATGGGGTTGGGGTCTATCACATCTACGGCGATGAAACGACCGGCGGTGAAGGGTACAACATGCAGCAGGTGCCAAAGCCCGAGCAGGGCATCTTTGGCAAAATGACCGCGCTTATGGGGCAGTCCTATACGCTGCATACGCCGGGCGCGTTGCGCGAATGCCTGCGCCGGGGGACGTCCTGCGTGCATCACCCCTATAAGGCCGGGCCGTACTTCATCCTTGCACCGATCAACACTCAGCCGCAGCGGATGACCCTGAACATCACCACATTGCCCACACCGGCCCGCGTTCCGGCGATTGCCCCGGTGCGGTCGGACGATCTGGCCGCTGCAGTCACATTTTTGCGCAAGTTCAAACGCATCGCCATCAAGGCGGGGGGCGGAACGCGCCACCATTCCGACGCGGTGCGCCGCTTTGCCCACACCATCGGCGCGCCAGTGGTCCTGTCACCAGGCTCGACAGGTGTGCTGGCCGACAATGATCTGCAGAACATGCATGTCGGCGGGTCCAAGGGCTCAATCTCGGGCAATCATGCGATGGAAAACGCCGATGCGGTGATCATGATCGGCAGTCGCGGCGTCTGCCAGTCGGATTGTTCGGGCATCGGCTATCCGAAGGCCGAGGCTGTGTTGAACATCAACGGTGACCTCGACGATCTGGCGCATTATGCCAACACGATCGGACTTCCCGGCGATATCACCGCGGTGATTGATGCCCTTCTGGCCGCGCTTGGGGCAGATACCGGTGCGCCGGGGCGCGCCGACTGGCTGAGCGATTGCGCGGCGAAGAAAGACGATTGGACCCGTTTCAAGGCGGCCCGCATCAATGCCGCACCGTTGAATGACGATGTCTGGCAGCGCCCGGTCCTGACGCAACCGGCGGCGCTCCACACGGTGTCATCCTTCGCCAACAAGGTTGGTGCGATCAAGTTCTTCGACGCGGGCGACGTGCAGGCGAACGGGTTCCAGGTCGTCGAAGACGCCGCCCCGTTCCAGACGTTCACCGAAACCGGCGCGTCCTATATGGGCTTCTCGGGGTCCGCCCTTCTGGCCAGCGCGCGCATGGATGACGCGAAATACGCCATCGCGTTCACCGGCGACGGATCGTTCATGATGAATCCGCAGATTCTGATTGATGCGGTGGAACACGGCGTGCGTGGCATGGTGGCGCTGTTCGACAACCGTCGCATGGCCGCGATCACCGGGCTGCAACACGCCCAGTATGCGCGCGAGTTCAAAACCAACGACAGCGTGGCGGTCGATTATGTCGCCATGGCCGCAGCGGTCAGCGGCGTGAAGGCACTGCATGGCGGGTTCTGCCGGGCCGATCTGGAAAAGGCGCTGGCAACGGCCCATGCCTATGAAGGTCTGTCGCTGATCCATATCCCGGTCTACGCGGGTCACGATCCGATTGCGGGGATGGGCGCCTATGGGTCGTGGAACGTGGGCAATTGGGTTGATGACGTTGAAGGCCGCTATCAAGCGGTGAAAATCTAAAGAGGCTGGAATGTACCAGGACATGAATCTGTTTATCGGCGGCGCCTGGCGCGCGGCCTCGGACCGGGCAACCAAGCCGGTCAACAACCCCGCGACCGAGGAGGTTCTTGGCACAATCGCGGTGGCGACAGCCGACGATATCGACGCGGCCCTGAAAGCGGCCGAGGACGGCTTTGCCGTCTGGCGCAGGACCGGGCCATGGGATCGTGCGGCCAAGATCCGCAAGGTTGCGGACCTGATGCGTGAACGTCAGGCGCAGATTGCCGAACTCATGTCGCTGGAAACCGGCAAACCCCTGGCCGAGTCGATGGGCGAAACGCTTGCTGCCTCGGACCACTTCGAATGGTTTTCCGAGGAAACCAAGCGCATTTATGGGCAAACCATCCCGGCACGCACCGGCGACAGCCGCATGGCCGTGATCTATCAACCGGTTGGCGTGGTCGCTGCATTTTCGGCCTGGAACTTCCCGGCGCTGCTGCCATCGCGCAAAATCGCGGCCGCGCTGGCCGCGGGCTGTTCGATCATCGTTAAACCCGCCGGAGAGACCCCGGCTTGCTGCGCTGCCATCGTTCAGGCCTGCGCCGATGCCGGAATTCCGCCCGGTGTTGTCAATTTCGTCACCGGCAATTCGGGTGGGATCGCAGAACAGCTGATCCGCTCTCCGATTGTGCGCAAGGTCAGCGTCACAGGGTCGGTGCCCGTAGGAAAACAGATCCTTGCGCTGGCTGCCGAGGGCGTCAAGAAAGTCTCGATGGAGTTGGGCGGACACGGGCCCGTTGTGGTGTTCGACGATTTCGATCCGGTGGCCGCGGCCGAGGTTTGCGCCCCAACGAAATTCCGCAACTGCGGACAGGTCTGCATTTCGCCGACACGGTTTTACGTTCACGAAAACAGCTATGATACCTTTTCGGCCCGCTTTGCGGAAATTGCCAAGTCGCTGAAAATCGGCCACGGCCTTGACGAAGGAGTTCAGGTTGGTCCGATGGCCAACAAGCGCGGGCTTGAGACGATTCAGAAGATGACACAGGACGCCCTGGATCGCGGGGCCGAGCTTCTGGCGGGGGGCAAGCCGCCTGCGGGGTTCAACAAGGGTTATTTCGTCGAACCGACCGTGCTGGGCCGGGTGCCTGACGACGCCCTTGTCATGAACGAGGAACCCTTTGGCCCCATCGCCCCCATCACCACCTTCACTGATTATGACGAGGTGATGGCCCGCGCCAACGCGTTGCCCTTCGGTCTTGCAGGCTATGTCTTCTCGAACAACCTCAGCATGGCAACCCGCGCCTATGAAGATCTTGAGGTTGGCATGGTTGGCGTGAACGAGATGCTTCTGGCAACTGCCGAAGCCCCCTTTGGCGGCGTCAAGGAAAGCGGAATGGGGCGCGAAGGGGGAAGTCAGGGCATCCATGACTACCTCGATCCGAAATACGTCAAGATCAAGCAGGCAGGATAGACGCCCATGACTGATGAAAATGCGCATGGCTTCGCACGGGGCCTGACCAACTATGGCGATTTCGACTTTTCGCTGTATCTGCGGCGGTCCTTCGCGTCGTCGATGGGCTACAGTCAGGATGTGCTGAAGAAACCGATTGTCGGCATCGCCAACAGCTTTTCGGGGTTCAACAATTGTCACCGGCATTTCCCGGAACTGCTGGAGGCGGTGAAACGCGGCGTTCTGCTGGGCGGTGGCCTGCCGGTGGAGTTTCCGACGATCTCACTGGGTGAGGTTTTCCTCAGCCCAACCAGCCTGAAATTCCGCAACCTGATGTCCATGGACACTGAGGAGATGATCCGCGCCCAACCGATGGACGCGGTTGTGCTTATGGGCGGCTGCGACAAGACTGTGCCTGCGCAATTGATGGGCGCGGCGTCGGCGGATTTACCAGCGGTGCAACTGGTGGCGGGGCCGATGATGACCTCGCGCCATGGCGAAGAACGCCTGGGTGCCTGCACCGATTGCCGACGGTTCTGGGGCAAATATCGCGCGGGCGAAG of Paracoccaceae bacterium contains these proteins:
- a CDS encoding thiamine pyrophosphate-binding protein encodes the protein MQGRARQLATACVDDALPGVIETTLSEALVIGLMKQGVRRYFAIFGHGSTDLGEVLRIYEAEGAVEVINCRNEVEMAHAATAYAWVYGKTPAVITSIGPGGLQAMAGSLAAASNGVGVYHIYGDETTGGEGYNMQQVPKPEQGIFGKMTALMGQSYTLHTPGALRECLRRGTSCVHHPYKAGPYFILAPINTQPQRMTLNITTLPTPARVPAIAPVRSDDLAAAVTFLRKFKRIAIKAGGGTRHHSDAVRRFAHTIGAPVVLSPGSTGVLADNDLQNMHVGGSKGSISGNHAMENADAVIMIGSRGVCQSDCSGIGYPKAEAVLNINGDLDDLAHYANTIGLPGDITAVIDALLAALGADTGAPGRADWLSDCAAKKDDWTRFKAARINAAPLNDDVWQRPVLTQPAALHTVSSFANKVGAIKFFDAGDVQANGFQVVEDAAPFQTFTETGASYMGFSGSALLASARMDDAKYAIAFTGDGSFMMNPQILIDAVEHGVRGMVALFDNRRMAAITGLQHAQYAREFKTNDSVAVDYVAMAAAVSGVKALHGGFCRADLEKALATAHAYEGLSLIHIPVYAGHDPIAGMGAYGSWNVGNWVDDVEGRYQAVKI
- a CDS encoding aldehyde dehydrogenase family protein: MYQDMNLFIGGAWRAASDRATKPVNNPATEEVLGTIAVATADDIDAALKAAEDGFAVWRRTGPWDRAAKIRKVADLMRERQAQIAELMSLETGKPLAESMGETLAASDHFEWFSEETKRIYGQTIPARTGDSRMAVIYQPVGVVAAFSAWNFPALLPSRKIAAALAAGCSIIVKPAGETPACCAAIVQACADAGIPPGVVNFVTGNSGGIAEQLIRSPIVRKVSVTGSVPVGKQILALAAEGVKKVSMELGGHGPVVVFDDFDPVAAAEVCAPTKFRNCGQVCISPTRFYVHENSYDTFSARFAEIAKSLKIGHGLDEGVQVGPMANKRGLETIQKMTQDALDRGAELLAGGKPPAGFNKGYFVEPTVLGRVPDDALVMNEEPFGPIAPITTFTDYDEVMARANALPFGLAGYVFSNNLSMATRAYEDLEVGMVGVNEMLLATAEAPFGGVKESGMGREGGSQGIHDYLDPKYVKIKQAG